One region of Metallosphaera sedula DSM 5348 genomic DNA includes:
- a CDS encoding UbiX family flavin prenyltransferase: MDERLAKETGADKAKRKVVVGVTGASGVIYGISMIKILVSLGLEPVVIVSKGALKVAKAEQGIDLIGAVRDIAKEVYLENEMDAPPSSSSALVKTLGMAIIPCSIRTLAQIAAGISSNLVSRTAINMLRLKKRLVLVVRETPLGTIELENALKVSVAGGIILPASPGFYTKPKTIEDMINFVVGKTLDALEIEHDIYRRWTR, from the coding sequence ATGGATGAGAGATTGGCTAAGGAAACAGGAGCAGACAAGGCAAAAAGGAAAGTTGTAGTTGGTGTCACGGGTGCAAGCGGGGTCATCTACGGAATATCAATGATTAAAATCCTCGTTTCCTTGGGACTTGAACCTGTTGTTATAGTTAGTAAGGGCGCTCTGAAGGTAGCTAAAGCGGAGCAAGGAATAGATCTGATCGGTGCGGTAAGGGACATAGCCAAGGAAGTTTACCTCGAAAACGAGATGGATGCTCCTCCATCAAGTTCTAGTGCGTTAGTGAAGACTCTGGGAATGGCTATTATACCTTGTAGTATCAGAACATTGGCACAGATTGCTGCGGGGATATCCTCAAACTTGGTCTCCAGAACTGCCATAAACATGCTTAGACTCAAGAAAAGGCTAGTTTTGGTCGTGAGAGAGACGCCGCTTGGAACCATAGAATTAGAAAATGCTCTCAAAGTCTCTGTTGCTGGTGGCATAATTCTACCTGCATCTCCAGGATTTTACACAAAACCTAAGACCATAGAGGACATGATAAACTTCGTAGTGGGAAAAACCTTAGATGCCTTGGAGATAGAGCATGATATTTACAGGCGATGGACTAGATAA
- the endA gene encoding tRNA-intron lyase — protein MKISGELLGDKIVIFNLDEARTLYQMGFYGKPLTISKPKSAKDINKPLELSLIEGLYLSEQGILEVRHLGEVLDIARLENYATSVVAKFKPIYLVYKDLKRRGFIVRSGIKFGSDFAIYTLGPGVEHAPFVVSVIDSSERLSVNELMSYGRVSHSTRKKLVLAIVNTQLNEIKYIMFKWVKL, from the coding sequence ATGAAAATTTCTGGAGAGTTGTTGGGAGATAAAATAGTAATTTTCAACTTAGATGAGGCAAGAACCCTTTACCAGATGGGTTTCTATGGGAAACCATTAACCATTTCCAAACCTAAGTCTGCCAAGGATATAAACAAACCACTGGAACTTTCATTGATTGAGGGCTTATACTTATCTGAGCAGGGGATTCTAGAGGTTAGACACTTAGGTGAAGTTCTAGATATAGCGCGACTGGAGAATTACGCTACCTCTGTTGTAGCTAAGTTCAAACCCATTTATCTGGTTTACAAGGATCTGAAGAGAAGAGGTTTCATAGTCAGATCTGGCATAAAGTTTGGTTCAGATTTCGCAATTTACACCTTAGGACCTGGAGTGGAACATGCACCATTTGTAGTATCTGTAATAGACTCGTCTGAGAGACTTTCTGTAAACGAACTGATGAGTTATGGAAGAGTTTCACACAGCACGAGGAAAAAATTGGTGTTAGCTATTGTCAACACTCAACTAAATGAGATCAAGTACATAATGTTTAAATGGGTGAAGCTATGA